The following proteins are encoded in a genomic region of Paenibacillus sp. FSL H3-0469:
- the pseC gene encoding UDP-4-amino-4,6-dideoxy-N-acetyl-beta-L-altrosamine transaminase — translation MSKSKLAIDGGKPVRAHYLPYGRQMIDDEDIESVVKVLQSDYLTSGPAIEQFEAEIAAFTGAKYAVAFSSGTAALHGACYAAGIGEGDEVITTPMTFAATANCVLYQGGVPVFADIDPRTYNLDPQRIRERITARTKAIIPVHFTGQPAQLDEILQIAREHNLIVIEDAAHALGARYKNTSIGAIGDMTMFSFHPVKHITTGEGGMITTNNPVYYEKLLQFRTHGITRDERKLRENHGPWYYEMQFLGYNYRITDIQTSLGISQLRRIGSFIEKRKQLAALYLQELSATEELILPHQLPESESSWHLFIVRLQLSKLTATRKTVFQALQKENIGVNVHYIPAYLHPYYESLGFRKGICPVAESCYEEFITLPLYAGMEAEDVMDVVAAVKKVIRHYSK, via the coding sequence TCGATGACGAGGATATTGAGTCCGTGGTCAAGGTGCTGCAAAGTGATTATTTGACCAGCGGCCCGGCCATTGAGCAATTCGAAGCAGAGATCGCAGCGTTTACCGGGGCAAAATATGCGGTGGCCTTCTCCAGCGGAACTGCGGCACTGCACGGGGCCTGTTATGCCGCCGGGATCGGCGAAGGAGATGAGGTGATTACGACTCCCATGACGTTTGCCGCTACTGCGAACTGTGTGCTGTATCAGGGGGGCGTACCGGTATTCGCCGATATCGATCCGCGGACATATAATCTTGATCCGCAGCGGATCAGGGAGAGAATTACTGCTAGAACGAAAGCGATTATTCCCGTCCATTTCACGGGTCAGCCGGCACAGCTTGATGAGATCCTGCAGATTGCAAGGGAGCATAATTTGATCGTGATTGAGGATGCCGCCCATGCGCTTGGTGCGAGATATAAGAATACAAGCATTGGGGCGATCGGGGACATGACTATGTTCAGCTTTCATCCAGTAAAGCATATAACAACGGGAGAAGGCGGAATGATCACTACAAATAACCCGGTGTATTACGAGAAGCTGCTGCAGTTCCGCACCCACGGCATCACCAGGGATGAGCGCAAGTTAAGGGAGAATCACGGACCCTGGTATTATGAGATGCAGTTCCTCGGCTACAACTACCGGATCACAGATATACAGACTTCACTTGGCATCTCCCAGTTACGCAGAATCGGGAGCTTCATCGAGAAGCGCAAGCAGCTTGCCGCCTTGTATCTGCAAGAGCTGAGCGCCACCGAGGAGCTCATTCTTCCGCACCAGCTTCCAGAGTCGGAGTCGAGCTGGCATCTGTTCATTGTCAGACTTCAGCTCTCCAAGCTGACGGCTACCAGGAAGACGGTCTTTCAGGCGCTGCAAAAGGAGAACATCGGCGTAAACGTCCACTACATCCCTGCCTATCTGCACCCGTACTACGAAAGCTTGGGGTTCCGCAAGGGAATCTGTCCGGTCGCTGAAAGCTGCTATGAGGAATTCATTACACTCCCGCTATATGCGGGCATGGAAGCTGAAGATGTGATGGATGTGGTCGCAGCGGTCAAGAAGGTGATCCGCCACTACTCCAAATAA
- a CDS encoding aldo/keto reductase has product MMINKAGLVLGTAQLGGNYGIANAAANSSVQQRNELLRYALSSGIGYLDTAPGYGDSESIIGDCLEGADPQSRPQIVTKLPSVQRLRLHTEEARRRFVTSSVHASLDRLKCSALDACLLHDPLDMTYQGGEILRVLQELKRQQLIRRIGVSVYDAEDVADFMRLEGLDSIQIPLNVLDQRWLVNGMLEQLARKGTEIFVRSVYLQGLLLMAPEQLPAGLKQAEQPLLRLIRYSKETGIPVKELCFLYVRDLPGISGLVIGCETVEQVQENLRMMALPPLSRAVRQTLGESFADIPVEIIDPRRWN; this is encoded by the coding sequence ATGATGATAAACAAAGCGGGCCTTGTGCTGGGGACGGCCCAGCTGGGCGGAAATTACGGGATTGCGAATGCAGCTGCGAACTCCTCTGTGCAACAGAGGAACGAACTGCTCCGATATGCCCTCTCCTCAGGGATCGGTTATTTGGATACCGCGCCGGGATACGGGGACAGTGAGTCTATCATCGGAGATTGCCTGGAAGGTGCAGATCCGCAGAGCCGGCCGCAGATTGTGACGAAGCTCCCTTCCGTCCAGCGGCTGCGGCTGCACACGGAGGAAGCGCGGAGGAGGTTCGTCACCTCTTCCGTGCATGCTTCCCTGGACCGGCTGAAGTGTTCTGCGCTGGACGCTTGTCTCTTGCATGATCCGCTCGATATGACTTACCAGGGCGGCGAAATTCTGCGAGTGCTGCAGGAGCTGAAGCGGCAGCAATTAATCCGCAGAATCGGTGTATCTGTGTATGATGCGGAGGATGTTGCGGATTTTATGCGCTTGGAGGGGCTGGACAGCATTCAAATTCCGCTGAATGTCCTGGATCAGAGATGGCTCGTTAATGGAATGCTGGAGCAGCTCGCCCGGAAGGGAACAGAAATCTTCGTCCGCAGCGTCTATCTGCAAGGCCTGCTGCTGATGGCACCGGAGCAGCTTCCGGCTGGGCTGAAGCAAGCGGAGCAGCCGTTGTTACGATTAATCAGATACAGCAAGGAAACCGGGATACCGGTTAAAGAGCTGTGTTTCCTCTATGTAAGGGATCTTCCGGGGATATCCGGGCTGGTGATTGGCTGCGAGACGGTGGAGCAGGTGCAGGAGAATCTGCGGATGATGGCATTGCCTCCTCTAAGCCGGGCGGTGAGACAGACGCTTGGTGAATCCTTTGCGGATATTCCTGTAGAGATCATTGACCCCAGGAGGTGGAATTAA
- a CDS encoding N-acetylneuraminate synthase family protein — MGKVKVIAEIANAHWGDPRRLRELILAAARSGADGVKFQWFHYDSLAVPDFIHYQTYIDLFIGKQQWAEAVQLAKAEGLEVWVDLYDEWSVGLLAELESQVDGLKLPTTVLQSLPLTLALHRFNKPLLIGVSGWLEEEMDSQLSYIRSHFKGPIVLMHGFQGYPTRTEDSNLSRIAHLKQTYQLEVGFADHEDADHEMAVDLPVYAYLLGASVIEKHITLNRAEKGIDYYSALEPEEFGRMVEKLRRAECVQGSLEINESERRYLEDSSLRIVSRRELRPGEMITPENICYKRSSMPDALMASKASIPFPMIATSAIPANTPLTPGKVKAPKICIAVICRLKSTRLRRKALREIHGIAAIERCLMNCLAVPGGYEVVLATSDLPDDQPLTAFTLNDQVKVVTGDPDNVAARMLSVAEAAQADIVVRVTGDNPAISPEMLQLLIDRHLASGADFTYAKESTMGTVGDVFTVEALRRLLHYSNPLTHAEYLSFYFFNNPHLFKINAVDLPGEWVHPEWRLTMDEIQDLELFETVYQALDVGARPLFFEELKAFLQEHPEVAEHNRGIRVKWRDDTELVKELNAATTLNKKL; from the coding sequence GTGGGCAAAGTGAAGGTGATTGCCGAAATTGCCAATGCCCATTGGGGCGACCCCCGCCGGCTGCGGGAGCTGATCCTCGCAGCCGCACGCAGCGGCGCTGACGGGGTGAAATTTCAATGGTTCCATTACGACAGCCTGGCGGTGCCGGATTTCATCCATTATCAGACGTATATCGATTTGTTCATCGGCAAGCAGCAATGGGCGGAGGCTGTCCAGCTTGCCAAGGCTGAGGGGCTGGAGGTCTGGGTAGATCTCTATGATGAATGGAGTGTCGGGCTGCTCGCGGAGCTTGAATCGCAGGTAGACGGCTTGAAATTACCCACAACCGTACTCCAGTCGCTGCCCTTGACTCTAGCCCTGCACAGGTTCAATAAGCCCTTACTCATCGGCGTAAGCGGATGGCTGGAGGAAGAGATGGACTCCCAATTATCCTACATCCGCAGCCATTTCAAAGGTCCAATCGTGCTTATGCACGGCTTCCAGGGCTATCCGACCCGGACAGAGGATTCCAATCTGAGCCGCATCGCCCATCTCAAGCAGACCTATCAGCTGGAGGTGGGCTTCGCAGACCATGAGGATGCTGATCATGAAATGGCGGTTGATCTTCCGGTCTATGCCTATCTGCTGGGGGCCAGTGTCATTGAGAAGCACATTACCTTGAACCGTGCGGAGAAAGGCATTGATTATTATTCCGCGCTTGAGCCGGAGGAATTCGGGCGGATGGTGGAGAAGCTGCGCCGGGCAGAGTGTGTACAGGGCAGTCTCGAAATTAACGAATCGGAAAGAAGGTATCTGGAGGATTCCTCTCTGAGGATCGTCTCCCGCAGAGAGCTGCGCCCGGGTGAAATGATCACGCCTGAGAACATATGCTATAAACGTTCATCTATGCCGGATGCCCTCATGGCAAGCAAGGCTTCCATACCATTTCCTATGATTGCCACCTCAGCCATTCCTGCGAACACACCCCTCACGCCCGGGAAGGTAAAAGCACCCAAAATCTGCATTGCTGTCATCTGCAGATTGAAATCCACCCGGCTCCGCCGCAAGGCGCTGCGCGAGATTCACGGTATTGCGGCCATCGAAAGATGCCTGATGAATTGTCTGGCTGTGCCGGGCGGCTATGAGGTGGTGCTGGCCACCTCGGATCTGCCGGACGACCAGCCGCTTACGGCGTTCACCCTGAACGATCAGGTGAAGGTGGTCACCGGCGACCCGGACAATGTGGCTGCAAGAATGCTGAGCGTGGCAGAAGCGGCCCAGGCGGATATCGTGGTCCGGGTGACCGGCGACAATCCGGCTATTTCCCCGGAGATGCTTCAGCTTCTGATAGACCGGCATCTGGCAAGCGGTGCAGACTTCACCTACGCCAAGGAGTCGACCATGGGGACGGTCGGGGATGTTTTTACCGTTGAAGCGCTGAGAAGGCTGCTGCACTATTCCAATCCGCTTACGCATGCGGAATATCTGTCCTTTTACTTTTTCAACAATCCGCATCTCTTCAAGATCAATGCAGTGGATCTTCCTGGGGAGTGGGTGCATCCTGAGTGGCGGTTGACCATGGATGAGATTCAGGATCTGGAGCTGTTCGAGACGGTCTATCAGGCACTGGATGTGGGGGCAAGACCGCTATTCTTCGAAGAATTGAAGGCATTCCTTCAGGAACACCCTGAGGTGGCCGAGCACAACCGGGGCATTCGTGTGAAATGGCGGGATGATACGGAGCTGGTCAAGGAGCTGAATGCAGCAACCACCCTGAACAAGAAATTATAA
- a CDS encoding SDR family oxidoreductase translates to MHTLQELFNLQGKAAVVTGGAGYLGTAIAEGLAEAGAAVYLVSSNGQRCKEAAEAIARTTGAACFGKAMDIRQEASVRECIQSIAEAAGTIDILVNNAAFSSAAKLADMSEEQWLTGLDGTINGTFRCVKAVLPYMVEQKRGSIINVSSMYGLVSPNPEVYGDSGMDNPANYGAGKAAIGQFTRYIACHFGQHGIRANTVSPGPFPNAAVQAADPQFIRQLERKNPLGRIGTPEDLKGVMVFLASAASSYVTGENISVDGGWTAW, encoded by the coding sequence ATGCATACTCTTCAAGAATTATTTAATCTGCAAGGCAAGGCAGCGGTGGTGACCGGAGGTGCCGGTTATCTGGGCACTGCCATAGCGGAGGGGCTGGCTGAGGCAGGCGCGGCAGTCTATCTGGTCAGCTCGAACGGGCAGCGCTGCAAGGAGGCTGCGGAGGCCATTGCCCGCACCACCGGAGCAGCCTGCTTCGGCAAGGCGATGGATATCCGGCAGGAAGCATCAGTCAGAGAATGTATTCAGAGCATCGCTGAAGCGGCCGGTACCATAGATATCTTAGTCAATAATGCTGCGTTCAGTTCAGCGGCCAAGCTGGCGGACATGAGTGAAGAGCAGTGGCTGACCGGGCTGGACGGGACGATCAATGGAACCTTCAGATGTGTCAAAGCGGTCCTGCCCTATATGGTTGAGCAAAAGAGAGGCTCCATCATTAACGTCTCCTCGATGTACGGGCTGGTCTCGCCTAACCCGGAGGTCTACGGAGACAGCGGGATGGATAATCCCGCTAATTACGGAGCCGGTAAAGCAGCGATAGGCCAGTTTACCCGTTACATTGCCTGCCACTTCGGGCAACATGGAATCAGAGCGAATACGGTATCGCCCGGGCCCTTTCCTAATGCAGCGGTTCAAGCTGCCGATCCGCAGTTCATCCGGCAGCTGGAAAGGAAGAATCCGCTGGGCAGGATCGGCACTCCTGAAGATTTGAAGGGAGTGATGGTATTCCTGGCTTCCGCCGCCTCAAGCTATGTTACAGGTGAGAATATCTCTGTTGACGGAGGCTGGACCGCATGGTAA